From bacterium, a single genomic window includes:
- a CDS encoding MaoC family dehydratase: MIDRYFDDFSIGEIFTGQAVRITEEEILSFARRFDPQPFHLDPEAAHNSPFGGLIASGFHTLLVSFRSFLDTGAISACSIGSPGLEELKWLVPVRPGDTLCVTAEVLEMRPSNSKPDRGILKMGYETKNQQDETVMTLRGLHLLKRNTKND; encoded by the coding sequence TTGATAGATCGCTATTTTGATGATTTTTCCATTGGCGAGATCTTCACTGGGCAGGCGGTCCGTATCACGGAGGAGGAAATCCTCTCTTTTGCCCGGCGCTTCGATCCCCAGCCGTTTCACCTCGATCCGGAAGCCGCCCATAACTCCCCCTTCGGCGGGCTGATCGCAAGCGGCTTTCATACCCTGCTCGTCTCGTTCCGCTCTTTTCTCGATACGGGCGCCATCTCCGCCTGCAGCATCGGCTCCCCCGGCCTCGAGGAATTGAAATGGCTCGTCCCCGTCCGCCCGGGGGACACCCTCTGCGTCACCGCCGAAGTCCTGGAGATGCGCCCGTCGAATTCCAAGCCTGATCGCGGTATCCTGAAAATGGGATACGAAACGAAGAACCAGCAGGACGAGACCGTGATGACCCTTCGGGGACTTCATCTGCTGAAAAGAAATACGAAGAACGATTAG